One region of Chitinophaga varians genomic DNA includes:
- a CDS encoding NAD(P)/FAD-dependent oxidoreductase, with protein MLSYWEKQSLLQYDYIIAGSGIVGLSAAISLREREPDARVLVLEREVLPTGASTKNAGFACIGSLTEILADLQTMPSETVLDLVSMRRTGLQLLRRRLGDERIGYRENGSYELIGAREEWALHQLDEINRLLAGVLDDAPAFSLVSDKIASFGFAPAHVKAMVRNHYEGELHTGQMMRALIDKAIASGVEIKTGCPVTRMEDLRSGVNVVVAHQLLKEEVVFRARKLLVCTNAFTRQLLPELEVTPGRGQVLITEPLPGLPFKGVFHLEEGYFYFRELDGRILLGGGRQLDFSGETSTEFRYNDRIQHELEEMLRHLIIPGRPFAIADRWTGIMAFGSTKQPIVRAYSENIILGVRMGGMGVAIGSLIGDKIAAMAAEAI; from the coding sequence ATGTTAAGTTATTGGGAGAAACAAAGTCTGCTTCAGTACGACTATATCATTGCCGGCAGCGGTATCGTGGGACTTTCCGCCGCCATCAGCCTGCGGGAGCGGGAGCCGGACGCCCGTGTGCTGGTGCTGGAACGGGAGGTACTGCCTACCGGTGCCAGTACTAAAAACGCCGGCTTCGCCTGTATCGGCAGCCTGACCGAAATACTGGCCGACTTGCAGACGATGCCGTCTGAAACAGTGCTGGACCTCGTGTCTATGCGGCGGACAGGATTGCAGTTGCTCCGCCGCCGCCTTGGCGACGAACGGATCGGCTACCGGGAAAACGGCAGCTACGAACTGATCGGCGCCCGCGAAGAGTGGGCCCTGCACCAGCTGGACGAGATCAACCGCTTGCTGGCCGGCGTACTGGATGATGCGCCTGCCTTTTCCCTCGTCAGCGATAAAATAGCCTCATTCGGTTTTGCGCCGGCCCATGTGAAAGCCATGGTGCGCAACCACTACGAAGGGGAGCTACATACCGGGCAAATGATGCGGGCGCTCATCGACAAAGCCATAGCCTCAGGGGTGGAAATAAAAACGGGATGCCCTGTTACCCGCATGGAAGACCTCCGCTCCGGGGTCAATGTGGTGGTCGCCCATCAGCTGCTGAAGGAGGAAGTGGTCTTCCGGGCGCGGAAGCTGCTGGTTTGCACCAATGCCTTCACCCGCCAGTTGCTGCCCGAGCTGGAGGTAACCCCCGGAAGGGGACAGGTGCTCATCACTGAACCATTGCCCGGACTGCCTTTTAAAGGGGTGTTCCACCTCGAAGAAGGATATTTTTATTTCCGGGAGCTGGATGGCCGCATACTGCTCGGCGGCGGCCGGCAGCTGGACTTCTCCGGAGAAACCTCTACAGAGTTTCGCTACAACGACCGTATCCAGCACGAACTGGAAGAAATGCTGCGCCACCTGATCATCCCGGGCCGGCCTTTCGCCATCGCTGACCGGTGGACCGGCATCATGGCTTTTGGGAGTACCAAACAACCTATCGTCCGGGCTTATTCGGAAAATATTATTCTGGGTGTGCGTATGGGCGGCATGGGCGTGGCCATCGGGTCGTTGATAGGAGATAAAATCGCTGCCATGGCGGCTGAAGCTATCTAA
- a CDS encoding NAD(P)-dependent alcohol dehydrogenase produces MIETKAYAAQSATTPLGPWNFQRREVGPHDVQIEILYCGVCHSDIHQVRDEWGGSIYPMVPGHEIVGRIVKVGDHVTKFKVGDLGGVGCFVDSCRECHPCKSGEEQYCEKGNASTYNGTEMDRKTLTYGGYSTQIVVDEQYTLKVSDKLPLEGVAPLLCAGITTYSPLRHWKVGKGHKVAVLGLGGLGHMAVKLANSMGAEVTMLSTSPSKEADAKKLGAHHFALIKDKEQMKKLRNHFDFIINTVSAPHEYNDFLKLLTLNGVMICLGIPPEPSAVPAFHLIMGRRSIAGSLIGGIRETQEMLDYCAEHNIVSDVEVIDIKDINTAYDRMMKGDVKYRFVIDIASLKK; encoded by the coding sequence ATGATTGAAACCAAAGCTTACGCGGCACAAAGTGCTACCACTCCCCTTGGCCCCTGGAATTTCCAGCGTCGGGAAGTAGGTCCTCATGATGTACAAATAGAAATCCTTTATTGTGGCGTATGTCATTCGGATATACACCAGGTGCGGGACGAATGGGGCGGTTCCATATACCCGATGGTGCCGGGCCATGAGATCGTGGGCCGCATTGTGAAAGTGGGCGACCATGTGACCAAATTCAAAGTAGGCGATCTGGGCGGCGTAGGCTGCTTTGTGGATTCCTGCCGGGAATGCCATCCCTGTAAATCCGGAGAAGAGCAGTACTGTGAGAAAGGCAACGCCAGTACCTATAACGGCACGGAGATGGACCGTAAAACGCTCACCTATGGCGGTTATTCCACGCAGATCGTGGTAGACGAACAATATACCCTGAAAGTGTCTGACAAACTGCCGCTGGAAGGCGTAGCGCCCCTGTTGTGCGCAGGCATTACCACGTACTCTCCGTTGCGCCACTGGAAAGTAGGCAAAGGGCATAAAGTGGCCGTGCTGGGCCTGGGCGGCCTGGGACACATGGCCGTGAAACTGGCCAATTCCATGGGCGCCGAAGTGACCATGCTGAGCACATCGCCATCCAAAGAAGCGGATGCCAAAAAACTGGGCGCACATCATTTCGCTCTGATCAAAGACAAGGAGCAAATGAAAAAACTGCGCAACCATTTTGATTTCATCATTAATACGGTATCTGCACCGCACGAATACAACGACTTCCTGAAATTGCTGACGCTCAATGGCGTGATGATCTGTCTGGGGATACCGCCGGAACCTTCCGCCGTACCGGCTTTTCACCTGATCATGGGACGCCGCAGCATTGCCGGTTCACTGATCGGTGGCATCCGCGAAACACAGGAAATGCTGGACTACTGCGCCGAACATAATATTGTGAGTGATGTGGAAGTGATCGATATTAAAGATATCAACACCGCGTATGACCGTATGATGAAAGGAGATGTGAAATATCGTTTTGTGATTGATATTGCGAGTTTGAAAAAATAG